In Altererythrobacter rubellus, the following are encoded in one genomic region:
- the nrdR gene encoding transcriptional regulator NrdR, translating into MRCPFCAHDDTQVKDSRPTEDNTSIRRRRQCSSCGARFTTFERVQLREVIVVKSGDRREAFDRSKLEQSVTLACRKRGVEQERIDQLVSGIQRQVETAGDPEVASSRIGGMVMDGLRQIDSVAYIRFASVYRDFSEAKDFEEFASTVQEAAIDGTK; encoded by the coding sequence ATGCGCTGCCCATTTTGCGCCCACGATGACACGCAGGTTAAAGACAGCCGCCCGACCGAGGATAACACCTCGATCCGGCGGCGTCGGCAATGCTCAAGCTGCGGTGCGCGTTTCACGACATTCGAGCGCGTCCAGCTGCGCGAAGTCATCGTTGTCAAAAGCGGAGACCGGCGCGAGGCATTCGATCGCAGCAAGCTGGAGCAATCGGTTACACTCGCCTGCCGCAAACGTGGGGTAGAACAGGAACGTATCGATCAGCTTGTCTCTGGCATCCAGCGACAGGTTGAAACAGCGGGTGATCCCGAAGTTGCCTCCTCTCGCATCGGCGGCATGGTGATGGACGGACTACGCCAGATCGACAGCGTCGCCTATATCCGCTTTGCCAGTGTTTATCGCGACTTCTCAGAGGCCAAGGACTTCGAAGAATTTGCCAGCACTGTGCAGGAAGCCGCGATAGATGGGACAAAGTAA
- a CDS encoding RNA methyltransferase, with translation MGQSNQPVFVLVRPQLGENIGKAARAMLNFGLTEMRIVAPRDGWPNPDAGPSAAGADIVLERARVYETTAEAVADCAHVYATTVRKRGVTKPVVGPDEAGSAIHAEIGKSAILFGPERSGLETEDVALARTILTVPINPEFGSLNLAQAVILCAYEWSKQADLVQPTAEDEALPPAPQEELDGLIAHLERMLEPKGYFLPEARAEATRRTLRTVLTKPGWDYLQVRTLRGVLSSLDRGDRK, from the coding sequence ATGGGACAAAGTAACCAGCCCGTCTTTGTGCTGGTTCGCCCGCAACTGGGTGAGAATATCGGCAAGGCAGCGCGCGCCATGCTCAACTTCGGGCTGACCGAAATGCGTATTGTTGCGCCGCGCGATGGCTGGCCCAACCCCGATGCCGGCCCCTCAGCTGCTGGCGCGGATATCGTTCTTGAACGCGCAAGAGTCTACGAGACCACAGCCGAAGCTGTCGCGGATTGTGCCCACGTCTATGCCACGACTGTGCGCAAGCGCGGCGTTACCAAGCCGGTGGTCGGGCCGGACGAAGCAGGCAGCGCGATCCACGCCGAGATTGGAAAGAGCGCGATCCTGTTCGGGCCTGAACGTTCAGGTCTGGAAACAGAGGATGTGGCTCTTGCCAGAACGATCCTTACAGTTCCCATCAACCCGGAATTCGGCTCACTCAATCTCGCGCAAGCTGTGATCTTGTGTGCCTATGAATGGTCAAAGCAGGCCGATCTGGTTCAACCCACTGCGGAAGACGAAGCGCTTCCCCCCGCCCCTCAAGAGGAACTAGATGGCTTGATCGCACATCTGGAGCGCATGCTGGAACCAAAGGGCTATTTTCTGCCGGAAGCGCGGGCAGAAGCTACCCGACGGACCTTGCGGACAGTTCTGACCAAACCCGGTTGGGATTACTTGCAAGTGCGAACATTGCGCGGGGTGTTGTCATCGCTTGATCGTGGTGATCGCAAATAA
- a CDS encoding chorismate mutase — MTDTIVMAADCTSMIEVRAGVDATDRELIALLERRFDYMRAAARIKPSRDTVRDEDRKAAVINAAGDAAEARGMPRDRIEAIWDLLVENSIAYEFEIWDATRD, encoded by the coding sequence ATGACTGATACGATTGTTATGGCTGCTGACTGTACTTCCATGATCGAAGTTCGGGCAGGCGTAGATGCAACTGACAGAGAGTTGATTGCGTTGCTTGAGCGCAGGTTTGACTACATGCGTGCCGCCGCGCGGATAAAACCATCGCGTGACACCGTACGGGACGAGGATCGCAAGGCTGCGGTGATCAACGCTGCAGGCGATGCAGCCGAAGCAAGAGGAATGCCTCGTGATCGCATCGAGGCAATCTGGGATCTCCTGGTCGAGAACTCGATCGCCTATGAATTCGAAATCTGGGACGCGACGCGTGATTGA
- the rpsD gene encoding 30S ribosomal protein S4, whose translation MTKRTSSKHKLDRRMGENIWGRPNSPVNKRSYGPGQHGQRRKSKMSDFGLQLRAKQKLKGYYGDVTEKQFRSTYKDATKMKGDTGQNLIGLLERRLDMIVYRAKFAPTIFAARQIVSHGHIYVNGVKCNIASRRCDVGDVISLGSKAKEMALVIEAQSLPERDIPDYVAPDGNDKVQFTRVPKLDEVPYPVTMEPNLVVEFYSR comes from the coding sequence ATGACGAAGCGTACCAGCTCGAAGCATAAACTTGATCGCCGGATGGGCGAAAACATCTGGGGTCGTCCCAATTCCCCGGTGAACAAGCGTTCTTACGGCCCGGGCCAGCACGGTCAGCGCCGCAAGAGCAAGATGAGCGATTTCGGCTTGCAGCTGCGCGCCAAGCAGAAGCTTAAGGGCTATTACGGCGACGTAACCGAGAAGCAGTTCCGCTCTACTTACAAAGATGCAACCAAAATGAAGGGCGACACCGGTCAGAATCTGATCGGTTTACTTGAGCGCCGTCTCGACATGATCGTGTATCGCGCGAAGTTTGCACCAACCATCTTTGCCGCACGTCAGATCGTGTCGCATGGCCACATCTATGTGAACGGTGTGAAGTGCAACATTGCATCGCGTCGTTGTGATGTAGGCGATGTGATCAGCCTCGGCAGCAAGGCGAAGGAAATGGCGCTGGTTATCGAAGCCCAGAGCCTGCCAGAGCGTGACATTCCTGATTATGTTGCCCCTGACGGCAATGACAAGGTTCAGTTCACCCGCGTGCCGAAGCTGGACGAAGTGCCTTATCCGGTAACGATGGAACCGAACCTCGTGGTCGAGTTCTACTCGCGCTAA
- a CDS encoding NAD(P)H-dependent oxidoreductase, whose protein sequence is MWWGSEPAHLKGLLDRVLLPGLTFAYHDDDNWWDKLMEGRSADVIATMDTPPLFLRLMYGNALIKRWKLQVLGFCGFKPVRFLALRPVKHGEADKPLPKWRKRIENMTRTESPSEAAKKRARLKSFLNR, encoded by the coding sequence ATGTGGTGGGGGAGCGAACCAGCCCACCTTAAAGGCTTGCTTGATCGCGTCCTCTTACCCGGCCTAACCTTCGCCTATCATGATGACGACAACTGGTGGGACAAACTGATGGAAGGGCGCTCCGCCGATGTTATCGCAACTATGGACACCCCACCGCTGTTCTTGCGGTTGATGTATGGCAATGCGCTGATCAAGAGGTGGAAACTTCAGGTTCTGGGTTTCTGTGGATTCAAGCCAGTGCGTTTTCTCGCCCTCAGACCCGTAAAGCATGGCGAAGCGGACAAGCCTTTGCCGAAATGGCGCAAACGAATTGAGAATATGACGCGAACCGAAAGTCCCTCAGAGGCAGCCAAAAAGCGCGCAAGGCTGAAGAGCTTCTTGAACCGCTAA
- the tgt gene encoding tRNA guanosine(34) transglycosylase Tgt yields the protein MSERFKFTISATDGKARTGCIKMQRGDIRTPAFMPVGTAATVKAMKPEMVREIGADIILGNTYHLMLRPGAERVARLGGLHSFMNWQRPILTDSGGYQVMSLSDLRKLTEQGVEFRSHIDGSKHMLTPERSMEIQRLLGSDIVMAFDECPRADQPRDVIAESMELSMRWAKRSRDGFDSGGEHAAKSALFGIQQGALDEDLRQISADKLTEIGFDGYAVGGLAVGEGQEAMFATLDFAPDQLPQDKPRYLMGVGKPDDLVGAVERGIDMFDCVLPTRSGRNGQAFTWHGPLNLRNAKHAEDTGPLDERCACDVCNTYSRAYLHHLQKSGEILGAMLVTEHNLSFYQQLMQAMRDAIAEERFATFAADFRRDYLSA from the coding sequence ATGAGCGAACGGTTCAAATTCACTATAAGCGCCACGGACGGCAAGGCCCGCACCGGGTGTATCAAGATGCAGCGGGGCGACATTCGCACGCCTGCCTTCATGCCCGTTGGGACCGCCGCGACGGTGAAGGCGATGAAGCCGGAGATGGTGCGAGAGATTGGCGCGGACATTATCCTTGGCAATACCTATCACCTGATGCTGCGCCCCGGTGCAGAGCGTGTTGCGCGCTTGGGCGGGTTGCATAGCTTCATGAACTGGCAGCGGCCGATCCTGACAGATAGTGGCGGCTATCAGGTTATGAGCTTATCCGATCTGCGCAAGCTAACCGAGCAAGGCGTCGAGTTCCGCAGCCATATCGATGGCTCCAAGCATATGCTCACGCCAGAAAGATCGATGGAGATACAGCGCTTGCTTGGGTCCGACATCGTCATGGCGTTTGACGAATGTCCGCGTGCAGATCAGCCCCGTGATGTGATCGCAGAAAGCATGGAGCTGTCGATGCGTTGGGCAAAGCGCAGCCGGGATGGCTTTGATAGCGGCGGAGAACACGCCGCAAAATCAGCCTTGTTCGGTATCCAACAGGGCGCGCTTGATGAAGATTTGCGCCAAATCAGCGCCGACAAGCTAACCGAGATCGGCTTTGATGGCTATGCAGTCGGCGGGCTTGCAGTGGGCGAGGGGCAAGAGGCAATGTTCGCAACGCTCGACTTTGCCCCAGACCAGCTACCTCAAGACAAACCGCGTTATCTAATGGGGGTTGGCAAGCCCGATGATCTGGTTGGCGCGGTGGAACGCGGGATAGATATGTTCGATTGCGTGTTGCCTACGCGATCAGGGCGCAATGGTCAGGCCTTTACCTGGCACGGGCCGCTTAATCTACGCAACGCCAAACACGCAGAAGACACCGGCCCGCTTGATGAAAGATGCGCCTGCGATGTCTGCAATACGTACTCGCGCGCCTATCTGCATCACCTGCAGAAATCGGGTGAGATCCTGGGGGCTATGCTGGTGACTGAGCACAATCTCAGTTTCTATCAGCAGTTGATGCAGGCCATGCGCGATGCGATTGCCGAAGAGCGCTTTGCAACGTTTGCTGCTGATTTCCGCCGTGATTACCTGTCCGCTTAG
- a CDS encoding ABC transporter permease produces MGFNFRGAWSIFKREVTRAFRTAFQSILAPVLTTSLYFIVFGSAIGSRMEPIDGVQYGAFIIPGLLMLTLLGETTSNASFGIYMPRFTGTIYELLSAPVGVAETLIGFVGAAAAKSLILASIILITANLFVDYTIAHPILAVIYIMLVAASFSLFGFILGVWADNFEKLGIIPMLFLTPLTFLGGTFYSIDMLPEPWGKIALANPIVYLVSGLRWTFYGSGDVGFGLSLGITLGFLAACTAIIAFIFKTGWRLRA; encoded by the coding sequence ATGGGGTTCAATTTTCGCGGCGCATGGTCGATCTTCAAACGTGAGGTCACCCGCGCTTTTCGCACTGCGTTCCAGTCGATCCTTGCGCCAGTCCTGACGACATCGCTGTATTTCATTGTGTTTGGATCGGCGATCGGCAGCCGGATGGAACCGATTGATGGTGTGCAATATGGCGCGTTCATTATCCCTGGACTGTTGATGCTTACCTTGCTGGGTGAGACGACTTCGAACGCTAGTTTCGGCATTTACATGCCGCGGTTTACGGGAACCATCTACGAATTGCTTTCTGCGCCCGTTGGCGTCGCGGAGACACTAATTGGTTTTGTCGGCGCGGCAGCCGCGAAAAGCCTGATCCTGGCCAGCATTATCCTGATTACCGCAAACCTGTTTGTCGATTACACCATCGCGCACCCGATCCTGGCGGTGATTTATATCATGCTGGTCGCTGCAAGCTTTTCACTCTTCGGCTTCATCCTTGGCGTATGGGCGGACAATTTCGAGAAGCTTGGCATTATTCCGATGTTGTTCTTAACCCCTCTGACCTTCCTCGGTGGCACGTTTTATTCGATCGACATGTTGCCAGAGCCGTGGGGCAAGATAGCGCTCGCCAATCCGATCGTTTATCTGGTCAGCGGGCTGCGTTGGACATTCTATGGCAGTGGAGACGTAGGCTTTGGCCTGTCTCTGGGTATCACGCTGGGATTTTTGGCAGCCTGTACAGCGATAATTGCTTTCATCTTCAAGACCGGATGGCGCCTGAGAGCCTAA
- a CDS encoding ABC transporter ATP-binding protein yields the protein MNEPILELHGLSKVYPSGLKALDSVDLEIRQGEIFALLGPNGAGKTTLIGAVCGLVRPTSGTIRAFGHDLARNWRHARARIGLVPQELSTDMFEPVIDAVSYSRGLFGYPPDPGRIEEILRALSLWDKRGERIMALSGGMKRRVLIAKALAHEPDLLFLDEPTAGVDVELRKGMWELIGTMRERGVTIILTTHYIEEAEEMADRVGIINQGRLLMVDDKAAMMQRLGRTEAHIELASPLAELPKALAHFPVEIEQGGRSLCYRGGDGTGKGKSEVAELTKALTAAGIDYTGIDVHESSLEDIFVSLLGEEELA from the coding sequence ATGAACGAACCGATCCTTGAGCTGCATGGCCTCAGCAAAGTCTATCCCAGTGGTCTCAAAGCGCTGGACAGTGTTGATCTGGAGATCCGGCAGGGTGAGATATTCGCGCTGCTTGGGCCTAACGGAGCCGGCAAGACTACATTGATCGGTGCGGTTTGCGGTCTGGTCCGACCAACTTCTGGCACGATACGCGCGTTCGGGCATGATCTTGCCAGGAACTGGCGGCATGCCAGAGCGCGGATAGGCTTGGTGCCGCAAGAACTCTCTACAGACATGTTCGAACCGGTGATTGACGCGGTCAGCTATTCACGCGGCCTTTTCGGCTATCCACCCGATCCTGGCAGGATTGAAGAGATACTGCGCGCGCTTAGCCTTTGGGACAAGCGCGGCGAAAGGATCATGGCGCTCTCAGGCGGCATGAAACGACGTGTGCTGATCGCGAAGGCGCTGGCCCATGAACCTGACTTGCTTTTCCTCGACGAACCCACCGCTGGGGTAGACGTCGAGTTGCGCAAAGGCATGTGGGAGCTGATCGGCACCATGCGCGAACGCGGTGTTACAATCATCCTGACCACCCATTACATCGAAGAGGCCGAAGAAATGGCGGACCGTGTCGGGATTATCAATCAGGGACGCTTGCTGATGGTCGACGACAAGGCTGCCATGATGCAGCGTTTGGGCCGGACTGAAGCACATATCGAGCTGGCTTCACCTCTTGCCGAGTTGCCGAAAGCACTCGCTCACTTTCCTGTCGAGATCGAGCAAGGTGGACGTTCGCTGTGTTATCGCGGCGGCGATGGCACAGGCAAGGGCAAGTCCGAGGTTGCTGAACTGACAAAGGCACTGACCGCAGCTGGCATCGACTACACCGGCATCGATGTGCACGAGAGTTCGCTTGAAGATATCTTCGTATCACTGCTTGGCGAAGAGGAACTGGCATGA
- the queA gene encoding tRNA preQ1(34) S-adenosylmethionine ribosyltransferase-isomerase QueA, which yields MRVDLFDFELPQELIALRPVRPRDAARMLYVPGEGAFEDLGVRDLPRLLKRGDVLVFNDTRVIPAQLEGRRAGGVARIGATLHKREDLRRWIAFIRNAKRLKEGDQIVFGGGVTATAEKRNSDGSFTLFFEGDEPVEVLLDRAGTMPLPPYIAGKRQIDAQDYEDYQSMFAQEDGAVAAPTASLHFTERLVSELDAAGIQHETLTLHVGAGTFLPVKADDTDDHQMHSEWGRITPQVAERLNATRAAGGRIIAVGTTSLRLLESAAREDRTIAPFEGDTDIFITPGYRFKGVDGLMTNFHLPKSTLMMLVSALIGRERMMEAYEHAILHGYRFYSYGDSSLLLP from the coding sequence ATGCGTGTTGATCTATTTGACTTCGAGCTCCCGCAAGAACTGATCGCGCTGCGTCCCGTGCGCCCACGTGATGCGGCGCGCATGCTCTATGTTCCGGGCGAGGGCGCATTTGAAGACTTGGGTGTGCGGGACCTGCCGAGGCTTCTCAAACGGGGCGATGTACTGGTGTTCAACGACACCCGTGTCATTCCCGCGCAGTTAGAAGGCCGTCGTGCAGGCGGAGTGGCCAGGATCGGAGCGACTTTGCACAAGCGTGAGGATCTGCGCCGATGGATCGCGTTCATTCGTAATGCGAAGCGTCTGAAGGAAGGCGATCAGATTGTTTTCGGCGGCGGCGTGACCGCCACTGCAGAGAAGCGAAATTCGGACGGCAGCTTCACACTGTTTTTCGAGGGTGATGAACCCGTCGAAGTGTTGCTTGACCGTGCAGGCACAATGCCATTGCCGCCCTATATCGCGGGCAAGCGCCAGATCGACGCGCAGGATTATGAAGATTACCAGTCGATGTTTGCGCAAGAGGATGGCGCAGTTGCTGCACCAACGGCTTCCTTGCATTTCACAGAACGCCTGGTTTCAGAATTGGACGCAGCCGGTATCCAGCACGAAACGCTGACCCTGCATGTCGGTGCGGGCACATTCCTGCCGGTTAAGGCCGATGACACCGACGACCATCAGATGCATTCGGAATGGGGGCGGATTACGCCTCAAGTTGCTGAGCGCCTCAACGCAACGCGCGCTGCAGGAGGGCGGATTATTGCAGTTGGGACAACCTCACTGAGGCTGCTGGAAAGCGCGGCCCGCGAAGATCGAACCATTGCCCCGTTTGAAGGTGACACCGATATTTTCATCACGCCGGGATACCGCTTCAAGGGTGTCGACGGGTTGATGACAAACTTCCATCTGCCCAAATCCACACTGATGATGCTTGTCAGCGCGCTCATCGGTCGCGAACGCATGATGGAAGCTTATGAGCATGCAATTTTGCATGGCTACAGGTTCTATTCGTATGGTGACTCATCATTATTGCTGCCCTAA
- a CDS encoding peptidylprolyl isomerase translates to MMKKILAASISAALLGLPAAAPAQDAETEAVEQAPASAVQYSINYDVTADPDNVWLLDLSNGERVAIRLMPGWAPNHVERVKTLTRTGFYDGVIFHRVIDGFMAQGGDPTGTGQGGSAMPDLEEEFNPRPHIRGTVSMARATDENSANSQFFIVFYPRFSLDKRYTNFGRVISNMDGVDTITRGEPPANPTRILQASIASDNKPQLFPQPEAPVEEEITADLLSAPLS, encoded by the coding sequence ATGATGAAGAAAATACTCGCAGCCTCTATTTCAGCGGCCTTGCTTGGCCTTCCGGCCGCGGCGCCTGCACAAGACGCTGAGACTGAGGCCGTTGAACAGGCGCCGGCTTCCGCGGTTCAATATTCGATCAATTACGATGTGACAGCGGACCCTGACAATGTTTGGCTGCTCGATCTATCCAATGGTGAGCGTGTTGCAATCCGCCTGATGCCGGGTTGGGCGCCCAACCATGTCGAGCGTGTAAAGACACTGACCCGTACCGGGTTCTACGATGGTGTGATCTTTCACCGTGTCATCGACGGCTTTATGGCGCAGGGCGGCGATCCCACCGGCACTGGGCAAGGCGGCTCTGCGATGCCTGACCTTGAGGAAGAATTTAATCCGCGCCCGCACATTCGCGGAACTGTTTCGATGGCCCGCGCGACAGATGAGAACAGCGCGAACAGCCAGTTCTTCATTGTATTCTATCCTCGTTTCAGCCTAGACAAACGTTACACCAACTTTGGCCGCGTGATTTCGAATATGGACGGGGTGGATACGATCACTCGCGGCGAACCGCCTGCCAATCCTACGCGCATTCTTCAGGCCAGCATTGCTTCGGACAATAAGCCGCAGCTGTTCCCGCAGCCCGAGGCGCCGGTTGAAGAAGAGATCACTGCTGATCTTCTCAGCGCGCCGCTAAGCTAA
- the coaD gene encoding pantetheine-phosphate adenylyltransferase, producing MKKRIGIYPGTFDPITLGHMDIIERGAKLVDELIIGVTTNAAKSPMFSDDERIAMVKREVAGIGDGSIRVVGFDSLLVDFADEMGAGTVIRGIRGVTDFEYEYQLTGMNRQLNHDVETVFLMADISLQHIASRLVKEVAIYGGEISKFVTASVREDVIARVPKQRSV from the coding sequence GTGAAGAAACGCATAGGTATCTATCCGGGCACATTTGACCCGATCACCCTGGGCCATATGGACATCATTGAACGTGGCGCGAAGCTGGTTGATGAGCTGATCATCGGTGTGACGACAAACGCCGCCAAATCACCCATGTTTTCCGATGATGAACGAATCGCGATGGTAAAGCGCGAGGTTGCGGGGATCGGTGATGGCAGCATCCGGGTAGTCGGGTTTGACTCTCTGTTGGTCGATTTTGCCGATGAAATGGGCGCGGGCACGGTCATTCGCGGCATTCGGGGTGTCACAGACTTCGAATACGAATATCAACTCACCGGCATGAACCGCCAACTTAATCATGACGTCGAGACAGTGTTCCTGATGGCAGATATCTCTTTGCAGCATATTGCGAGCAGGCTGGTCAAAGAGGTTGCGATCTACGGCGGAGAAATATCCAAGTTCGTGACCGCTTCCGTGCGCGAAGACGTGATAGCGCGGGTTCCAAAACAGCGCTCTGTGTAG
- a CDS encoding polyprenyl synthetase family protein produces MEHSLLKEGLARVQREVDSVFDAILPVPQDSRARLVEAMRYAAIGGGKRVRPLLLVSTAEMFGVNRDAALRAACAVEAIHVYSLIHDDLPCMDDDSLRHGKPTVHVEFDEATAVLAGDSLHALAFEILADTDTSEDPFTRSELILTLGTASGKDGMAGGQMMDMMAEGEDYDLHTITRLQQLKTGALLAASVEMGAILGHVQPEGRGHLRAYARDIGLAFQIADDLLDVEGDAEIAGKALRKDERQGKQTFVTLMGVDKAREQARALVDQAIGHLSVHGDDAKMLAAVARYIVERDR; encoded by the coding sequence ATGGAACACAGTCTGTTGAAAGAAGGTCTCGCGCGGGTTCAACGCGAAGTGGACAGCGTTTTTGACGCGATTTTGCCGGTGCCGCAGGACAGCCGGGCGCGTCTGGTAGAGGCTATGCGCTACGCAGCGATTGGCGGCGGCAAGCGTGTTCGCCCGCTGCTGTTGGTTAGCACAGCCGAAATGTTCGGTGTGAACCGGGATGCTGCATTGCGCGCTGCCTGTGCAGTGGAAGCGATCCATGTCTACTCCCTGATCCACGATGACTTGCCGTGTATGGATGATGACTCGCTGCGCCACGGGAAGCCTACGGTTCATGTGGAGTTCGATGAGGCAACTGCGGTTCTGGCAGGTGATTCATTGCATGCGCTCGCGTTTGAAATTCTTGCGGACACGGACACCAGTGAAGATCCGTTCACCCGATCCGAACTGATCCTGACACTCGGTACCGCTAGCGGCAAGGACGGTATGGCTGGCGGCCAGATGATGGATATGATGGCCGAGGGTGAAGACTATGATCTCCACACAATCACGCGCTTGCAGCAACTGAAAACTGGCGCATTGCTGGCCGCTTCTGTCGAAATGGGAGCGATCCTGGGCCATGTTCAGCCTGAGGGAAGGGGGCACCTGCGCGCCTATGCGCGCGACATCGGGCTCGCTTTCCAAATTGCAGATGATCTGCTCGATGTGGAAGGCGATGCCGAGATAGCCGGAAAGGCTCTGCGCAAGGATGAGCGCCAAGGCAAGCAGACTTTCGTGACACTGATGGGCGTGGACAAGGCTCGGGAACAGGCGCGCGCGCTGGTCGATCAGGCGATCGGTCATTTGTCAGTGCACGGCGATGATGCCAAGATGCTGGCTGCAGTCGCGCGTTACATTGTGGAGAGGGACAGGTGA
- a CDS encoding exodeoxyribonuclease VII small subunit translates to MSEKDFSQLSFEQALIALEEVVQQLESGSVPLDQSITLYERGEKLRKLCQARLDDAQARIEKIVTDANGAASSTVQFDTDG, encoded by the coding sequence GTGTCAGAGAAAGACTTTAGCCAATTGAGTTTCGAGCAGGCATTGATTGCACTGGAAGAAGTGGTCCAGCAGCTGGAAAGCGGCAGCGTTCCGCTCGATCAATCAATTACGCTTTATGAACGCGGTGAGAAGTTGCGAAAGCTGTGCCAAGCCCGGCTTGATGATGCGCAGGCACGCATTGAGAAGATCGTGACAGACGCCAACGGTGCGGCCAGTTCGACTGTCCAATTCGATACCGACGGATAG
- a CDS encoding DUF2177 family protein: MTKWVIAYISAAIVFGVMDAIWLRWAGPNLYEPVIGEIMAENFRIAPAAAFYLVYLAGMCWFAIKPGLESGQVSTALLNGAILGAVCYATFDLTSQAVFKVWATHISVADILWGTFVTGTSAAIATWVTLKFSG, translated from the coding sequence ATGACAAAGTGGGTAATAGCCTACATCTCCGCCGCCATCGTGTTCGGCGTTATGGATGCAATATGGCTTCGATGGGCGGGCCCGAATTTGTATGAGCCCGTGATTGGCGAGATCATGGCGGAAAACTTCCGTATTGCGCCTGCGGCTGCATTCTATCTCGTTTACCTCGCCGGAATGTGCTGGTTCGCGATCAAGCCCGGGCTTGAAAGCGGGCAAGTGTCTACTGCGCTGCTCAATGGCGCGATACTCGGCGCGGTTTGCTACGCCACTTTTGACCTGACAAGCCAGGCTGTGTTCAAGGTTTGGGCGACACACATCAGCGTCGCGGATATCTTGTGGGGGACATTTGTAACCGGAACCTCGGCGGCGATTGCCACCTGGGTCACTCTCAAGTTCTCTGGTTAA